Within [Chlorobium] sp. 445, the genomic segment TATGTCAGCGACGCAATCGAGATTTCAAAAGCCATTAAGGCACCTGTGAAAGTCATCTGGTCGCGTGAAGATGACATTCAGCACGATCTGTATCGTCCTTCTACTTACAATCTCTTCAGCGCGGCACTCGATGCGCAAGGCAACATCGCTGCTTGGACGCATAAAATTGTGGGAGATGCCTTGAATGCTTCGCACCCTAAAGACACCGTTGAGGGTGCCGCTGTTGAAGGTGCACAAAATGTGCCTTACCGAATTCCAAATTTTCATGTTGAATGGGTGATGCATAATCCGGGTGTGCCGACTGGCGCATGGCGTTCTGTTGGCAGTTCACAAAATGCCTTTGTTACCGAGTGTTTTATCGATGAATTAGCACATTTAGCTGGCAAAGATGCGTTTGAATTTCGGCGGGATTTGCTGACAAACAAGCGTCTTAAAGCTGCGCTGGAACTTGCCGCTGAAAAAGCAGGCTGGGGCACACCATTGCCCGCTGGCATTTATCGTGGCATCGCATGCCACGAGTCGTTCCGAAGTGACGTGGCAGAAGTTGCAGAAGTCTCCGTCGATAAACAAACAGGTGAAGTAAAAGTACATCGTGTTGTAGTAGCGATTGACTGCGGCATTGTTGTCAATCCGCTCTCGGCTGCCGCGCAGATGGAAGGTGGCGTTATAGATGGACTTTCATGTGTTTTCAAACGTGCCATTACCATTAAAGACGGACGTGTTGAGCAATCGAATTTTGGGGATTATGATTCGCTGCGTATCCATGAAGCGCCCAAAGTAGAAGTTTATTTTGTACCTAGCACTGAAGCACCAACTGGCACAGGTGAGCCCGGCTTGCCACCTGCTATTCCTGCAGTCTGCAACGCTATTTTTGCTGCCACTGGCAAGCGCATTCGCAAACTGCCGATTTCACCAGATGATCTAAAAGCCTAACATTCTGCTTGGTTTGTAGTGTGTTTCCCAAAATCGAGGCGCAATTTTTTGTGCACGCTTTGCTGCACAACCCATATCGTTTTTGATAAGGTTTGCATTCTTTTAAGGCTTTCTAAACTGCAACGATGCAAAACGAGATTTGGCTTTTACTTCTCTTAGGATTTTGCCTCATACTCACACTTACAGGCATCTGGCTTTATCATCGTGCTCAAACCGCACTAAGAGAACACGAAAAGATACAGTGGTGGCTACAGGAGCAAGTGGAGCGAACCGTACACAACGAACAATTGCTCTCACATTTACCCTTCTTTCTTGTTGTGCATACCGATACAGAGATTTGTTTTTGCAATGACGCAGCATTAGGCTTCTTCGGCAAAAGCAGTTTCTCGCAAGTTGTCGGTAAACCGCTTTCCTCGTTTGCAATTCCATCAGATCAACCTTTGTTAGATGAGTTTATCAAGTCTGCGCTCAAACAGACGCAAGAGACAACTTTGCCTAAAAAAATTTTCTGTTTCCAAACGCCGTCAGGCAGTGCTCGTTTGCAGTTACTTGTCAGCGTTGTCATGAGCAAGCAGCCAATACTTATCATTGCCGCTGACATTGTTAAGCCAGCCATCTCTTCTGCCGAGCAGAATAGTATGCTCTACGAGCTTTGGGAGCCTCATCAAAAATTAGAAGCCGCATGTGCACTTGTCAGCGGTATTGCCTACGAGTTCAATCTTATCTTCAATGATTTAGATCTGCTGATGCGCAACGCCAAAACGCACCTCAGTAACAGCGAGGCGCTTCAACAAGCACTTTTAGCTATTGAAACCAAAATTCAAAATGGACTTGCAACCGTAAAGTGGATTTCTAACCTTGTCAATGCAGCAGATGTGCCATTTTCCAAACTTTCGCTCTGGTCTATTGTTGAAAATGCACATTGCCTTTTGAGCTCCACACTCTCAAGCTACTTTTCGCTCAAACTCACACACGACACGAAGTGCGATGAAATCTATGGCAGCGAAACTCTGCTTCAACAACTGATTCTTAATCTTACTACCGCTGTTCAAGGTATTCTTCCGGCTTGCAACAAGGTTGCCCTTGAAGTCTGCGAACCGCTCTCTCTTCCAATATCCTCATTTTTTGGGCTGCAGAACCCCTCACAGTATGTTGCGCTTATTATCGGTGATGCCGCCGGTTCATCAGGTGCTCCTGTCGTTATGATTGATCCAGCACAGTTTGCTAAAGAGCATGGTCAAAGTTTTGGACTGAGCTTGCTGATTGCACTCAACATCGTCAAGATGCACCATGGCTTTATGGGTGCGCAATATGAACCTCGACGCAGGCTTCGCTTCATCATGCTTTTTCCGTTAGTAGACTTGACCAGCACAACGCTTGAAGTTAAGCAGACTTCAGTCTCTCTCTCACCTCCTTTCAGGCGACTTTCACCCGAGCACCGCAACACAATTTTGATTGTCGATGATGAACAGTATTTGTGCGAGATTATGAGTCGCGCCCTCCATTCGGCGGGCTATACGCCGCTTACCTTCACCAACAGCCATGATGCCCTCAAGACCATCCTAACCATGCGTGATGAAATTGACCTTTGCATTTTTGATTTGACTTTACCTGAAATAAATGGCGAAGAGCTTTCTTACTTTGTGCATAAAGAAATACCGAATCTGCCTATTATCATTGCTTCAGGCAGCATTGAACCTGCCTATCAGCATCGGTTGGAACGCAGTGGTGTTACCGCCTTTATTACGAAGCCGTTCTCGCTCAAAACTCTACTTCAGACAGTCGCATCAGCTATGGCAAATTGATGCTACAAAGGCAAAAAAAGTTGTAAATTTGTAAATATTTGTTACAAAAAATTTTTATGTCTGATACCTCATCATCAGAAAAAGACACCTCTGCTCCGAGACGCTCCAAGTGGCTTTGGGGACTTTTGGGGCTTGCTTCCGTAGCAGCAATTAGCCTGGTTGTCTCACGGTCGGCGACCTCCAAATCTTCCAAAGTCTCTCGCCCGCTGAGCGATTTACAACTGATCAACCGCATTGATGCTGCACTCTCACAGGCTGGCATTAGCGGCGTCGAAGTCTACCTGCGCCAGCAAAAAAGTCGTGCTTATTGCTTTGCCCGATTGCCGTGAAGAACTTCAGCGTGCGGTCGATGTTGTGCAGCACATTGAGGGTGTTCAACTCATTGATGCACTCATTCGTGATACCACGATATTTTCTGATTCTGCGGCAAAGTCATAATTATGCGCGTCGCTCTACTCTATAATCAGAAACCCGACTCTCTTTCCGCCGCGAGTCGATACGCATGTGATGAATTTGCTGAGTGGGATAATGCTGAAACGATTGCGGCTGTCGCTGACGCCCTGCGCACCCATCCGCTTGTCTCAGACATTGTCTTGATTGACTGCCATCCCAATCGCATTCTTGCTGTTGTCGAGACCTTACAACACTCTAAGCCCGACATTTGCTTTAACATTGTCGAAGGTATTGGCTTACCGAGTCGTGAGGCACAGATTCCGGCACTGCTCGACCTGATGGGGATTCCCTACACAGGCTCCGACCCCCTGACACTTTGCCTTACACTCGATAAAGCCCGCACAAAAGAAATCTTGACCTATCACAACATTCCTACGCCAGCCTTTTGGCTCGTTTCTTCTTTCAGTGAGATTGCTACATTTGCAGCACGTGCTCACACCTATCCTCTCATCGTCAAGCCTCTGCATGAAGGCTCAAGCAAAGGCGTCTTCGAGCGCTCCGTTGTTACGACACCCGAAGAACTCTCTGCTCAACTGCATGAAGTGCTCACGGTCTATAAGCAACCTGCACTCGTTGAGGCATTTCTTTCTGGACGAGAGTTCACCGTAGGCTTGCTTGGCAATGGCGAGTGCGTTGAGGTTTTACCCATCGTTGAAATCACCTTTGAGCATCTGCCCGCTAGCTCACGCAAGATTTATTCTTATGAAGCAAAGTGGCTATGGGACGACCCCAGTCATCCTGTCGATGTGTTTCGCTGTCCAGCACCCCTCACGCATGAACTTGCCGAGCAAATCTCTGCGCTTTGCAAACGCGCTTATGCTGCGCTGCGCTGCCGTGATTGGGCACGCATTGATGTTCGCCTCGATGCGCACGGTACCCCGCACATTATTGAAATCAATCCACTACCCGGTATCTTACCTAATCCTGATGAACACTCTTGCTTGCCAATGGCAGCGCGACAAGCTGGACTATCATACGCCCAACTCATTCAGCGCGTTTTGGATGAGGCGGTCAAACGCTGTGCGCCCCGTCAACTCTGAAATTGCAAACTCCCGATTTTGTCGTAAATTTTTAGTTACAATCTGAAATATGTGGGAAGTAGGACAGGAATACAGAGCAAAGTAAGCAGACAAGACGAATAATTTGAGCCGTTTATTGATAC encodes:
- a CDS encoding D-alanine--D-alanine ligase, which gives rise to MRVALLYNQKPDSLSAASRYACDEFAEWDNAETIAAVADALRTHPLVSDIVLIDCHPNRILAVVETLQHSKPDICFNIVEGIGLPSREAQIPALLDLMGIPYTGSDPLTLCLTLDKARTKEILTYHNIPTPAFWLVSSFSEIATFAARAHTYPLIVKPLHEGSSKGVFERSVVTTPEELSAQLHEVLTVYKQPALVEAFLSGREFTVGLLGNGECVEVLPIVEITFEHLPASSRKIYSYEAKWLWDDPSHPVDVFRCPAPLTHELAEQISALCKRAYAALRCRDWARIDVRLDAHGTPHIIEINPLPGILPNPDEHSCLPMAARQAGLSYAQLIQRVLDEAVKRCAPRQL